AGCTGTGAATCTAAGGGATGAGCACATTCTATGATTGCACAGTCGCCTCAATGGAGTGACATAAGGGAGGCTTACCTCATGCTCACTATTAAAAGAGAAGAACAACAAGATCAAGAATGGGTGGCACTAATTCAGGCTGCGAAAGAACAAG
The Salipaludibacillus sp. LMS25 DNA segment above includes these coding regions:
- a CDS encoding anti-repressor SinI family protein, translating into MLTIKREEQQDQEWVALIQAAKEQGLTPEEVRSFLKKQQKKQH